In a single window of the Acidobacteriota bacterium genome:
- a CDS encoding cyclic nucleotide-binding domain-containing protein yields MGKNPFQNFVVRFEPGQRIYDEGDIGATMYIVQTGRVQLFRESKGDRRVLGEMEKGDFFGEMSILEGLPRNSVAEAVEPADLIEISSSTFDKMIKGNIEIAVRLLRKLSIRLRESERQLDELRVAGTAAAVQIAATPASSPAVSVTTGIRLVTEDETIAFALKQDETLIGRFDPVTELTPDVDLTECDLKRSVSRRHARVVRTDDGYALVEEVGALNGTFVKGEKLEPGHPHPIADGDSLAVGMVQLVFRT; encoded by the coding sequence GTGGGTAAGAACCCGTTCCAGAATTTCGTCGTCCGCTTTGAGCCGGGACAACGGATCTACGACGAGGGCGATATCGGCGCGACGATGTACATCGTCCAGACCGGACGGGTCCAGCTATTCCGAGAGTCGAAAGGCGATCGGCGCGTCCTCGGCGAGATGGAGAAGGGTGACTTTTTTGGCGAGATGTCCATCCTCGAGGGTCTGCCAAGAAATTCGGTGGCCGAGGCCGTCGAGCCCGCCGACCTGATCGAGATCAGCAGTTCCACTTTCGACAAGATGATCAAGGGGAACATCGAGATCGCCGTCCGTCTTCTCCGCAAGCTCTCGATCCGACTGCGAGAGTCCGAGCGCCAACTGGATGAGCTGCGGGTCGCAGGAACCGCGGCGGCCGTCCAGATCGCCGCAACGCCGGCATCGTCGCCGGCGGTGAGCGTCACGACCGGCATCCGTCTCGTCACCGAAGACGAGACGATCGCGTTCGCGCTCAAGCAGGACGAGACCCTGATCGGTCGATTCGATCCGGTCACGGAATTGACACCCGACGTCGACCTGACGGAGTGCGATCTCAAACGAAGCGTGTCCCGACGACACGCGCGTGTTGTCCGAACCGACGACGGCTACGCGTTGGTCGAGGAGGTCGGAGCGCTGAACGGGACCTTCGTCAAGGGCGAGAAACTCGAGCCCGGACACCCGCATCCGATTGCCGACGGCGACAGCCTTGCCGTCGGCATGGTGCAACTCGTGTTCCGCACCTGA
- the trpS gene encoding tryptophan--tRNA ligase has translation MSQKRRPRVLSGMRPTGPLHLGHLVGALDNWVEMQDDHDCFFAIVDWHALTTDYADPSQIRQNTREIALDWLAAGLDPERCQIFVQSDVPEHAELHLLLSMIVPISWLERVPTYKEQQEALRERELNTYGFLGYPLLQAADILIYRANQVPVGEDQVPHLELTREIARRFNHLYKKTFPEPQPKLTRSPRLPGTDGRKMSKSYGNAIFLGDTPKQIGKKLAGMLTDPQRTHRHLPGNPDVCPVFDTHKVFSSDETLAWADAGCRSAEIGCVDCKGRLRDRILERVGPIGERRRELADHPEQVDEILAAGAETARRVAGSTMVSVRKAMKVHR, from the coding sequence ATGTCCCAGAAACGTCGACCCCGGGTTCTCTCCGGAATGCGTCCCACCGGACCGTTGCATCTCGGCCATCTGGTCGGTGCGCTGGATAACTGGGTCGAGATGCAGGACGACCACGACTGTTTCTTCGCGATCGTCGATTGGCACGCGTTGACGACGGACTACGCCGACCCGTCCCAGATCCGACAGAACACACGAGAGATCGCTCTGGACTGGTTAGCCGCCGGCCTGGACCCGGAACGCTGCCAGATCTTCGTGCAATCCGACGTCCCCGAACATGCCGAACTCCATCTGCTGTTGTCGATGATCGTGCCGATCTCGTGGCTCGAGCGCGTCCCGACGTACAAGGAACAACAGGAGGCCCTGCGGGAACGAGAACTGAACACCTACGGCTTTCTCGGTTACCCACTCCTTCAGGCGGCGGACATCCTGATCTATCGAGCGAACCAGGTCCCCGTGGGCGAGGACCAGGTGCCCCATCTGGAACTGACCCGTGAGATCGCCCGACGCTTCAACCATCTTTACAAGAAGACCTTCCCCGAACCCCAACCGAAGTTGACCCGCTCGCCTCGACTGCCGGGGACCGACGGGCGGAAGATGTCGAAGTCCTACGGGAACGCGATCTTCCTCGGCGATACGCCAAAGCAGATCGGCAAGAAGTTGGCCGGGATGCTGACCGACCCCCAACGGACCCATCGTCATTTGCCGGGGAACCCCGATGTCTGCCCGGTCTTCGATACCCACAAGGTGTTCTCCAGTGACGAGACCCTGGCGTGGGCCGATGCCGGCTGTCGGAGCGCCGAGATCGGCTGTGTCGACTGCAAGGGTCGGCTGCGGGATCGGATCCTCGAACGGGTCGGCCCCATTGGAGAGCGTCGGCGGGAGCTGGCCGACCACCCCGAACAAGTCGATGAGATCCTCGCCGCAGGCGCCGAGACCGCTCGACGGGTGGCGGGTAGTACCATGGTGTCGGTCCGCAAGGCGATGAAGGTGCACCGATGA
- a CDS encoding segregation/condensation protein A, which produces MSDVEPTTGENTKASAYHGHRVHVGSFDGPLDLLLHLVRINEVEIVDLPVVEITEQYNAHLEMMRDFNLEVAGEYLVMAATLMHIKSRMLLPPDPEAEGEEGAEDPRAELAQQLLEYQRFKQAAETLQAMDSRRQLIWTRDRVAEEFADEEMLSVEMFDLLTAFRSLLGRLGDEARLQLRRDTVSVADKIQWLTDLLERRSSINLLELIADLPTRLDRIAAFLALLEMLRLQLAAAFQRSISGEIRIVAVDPRDRAQTEFSETTDTDLGDDS; this is translated from the coding sequence ATGAGCGACGTCGAACCCACGACCGGCGAGAACACGAAGGCCTCTGCCTATCACGGCCATCGTGTCCACGTGGGCTCGTTCGACGGTCCCCTCGACTTGCTACTTCATCTCGTGCGAATCAACGAGGTCGAGATCGTCGACCTGCCGGTCGTAGAGATCACAGAGCAGTACAACGCCCATCTGGAGATGATGCGGGACTTCAATCTCGAAGTTGCCGGCGAGTACCTCGTGATGGCGGCGACGCTGATGCACATCAAGTCGCGGATGCTGCTGCCTCCCGACCCCGAGGCGGAAGGGGAGGAGGGCGCCGAGGATCCCCGCGCCGAACTGGCCCAACAGCTCCTCGAGTACCAGCGCTTCAAGCAAGCCGCCGAGACACTCCAGGCGATGGATAGCCGACGTCAGTTGATCTGGACCCGAGACCGTGTCGCCGAGGAATTCGCCGACGAGGAGATGCTGTCGGTCGAGATGTTCGATCTGCTCACCGCGTTTCGCTCGCTCCTGGGTCGCCTCGGAGACGAGGCCCGCCTACAGCTTCGCCGCGACACGGTTTCCGTGGCCGACAAGATCCAGTGGCTCACCGATCTCTTGGAGCGACGTTCATCGATCAATCTGCTGGAACTGATCGCCGATCTTCCGACCCGACTCGACCGCATCGCAGCGTTCCTTGCGCTCCTCGAAATGCTCCGGTTACAGTTGGCCGCCGCGTTCCAACGATCGATCTCCGGGGAGATCCGCATCGTTGCGGTGGATCCTCGCGATCGTGCGCAGACGGAGTTCTCGGAGACCACGGACACCGACCTGGGAGACGACTCGTGA
- the scpB gene encoding SMC-Scp complex subunit ScpB translates to MSETKHPAKDQWPATIGAVLFASGEPVSLGELTDALGADEKRDVETALDELSKALKIAGLGLRVEKIAGGYQLATESSVGEWVRTFFRQRNRARLTPAALETLAIVAYRQPVTAPEIQSIRGKDPSAALKSLLDKKMLRVLGKKKVVGNPLLYGTSRTFLLHFGLDSLKELPELADFEEFVGVFDEGALGPFQVSTSGEAEALPAPEEEPGQPTSH, encoded by the coding sequence GTGAGTGAGACCAAACACCCGGCCAAGGATCAGTGGCCCGCGACCATCGGTGCCGTCCTGTTTGCATCCGGGGAGCCGGTCTCCCTCGGCGAGCTGACGGACGCTCTCGGAGCCGACGAGAAACGGGATGTCGAGACCGCCCTCGACGAGCTCTCGAAGGCCTTGAAGATCGCCGGTCTCGGGTTACGTGTGGAGAAGATTGCCGGCGGCTACCAGCTGGCCACGGAGTCCTCCGTCGGCGAATGGGTGCGTACCTTCTTCCGCCAACGGAACCGTGCCCGCCTGACCCCCGCCGCCCTCGAGACCCTCGCCATCGTCGCCTACCGACAACCCGTCACGGCGCCGGAGATTCAGAGCATCCGCGGCAAGGATCCGTCGGCGGCGCTGAAGAGCCTGCTGGACAAGAAGATGTTGCGCGTCCTGGGCAAGAAGAAGGTCGTCGGCAATCCGCTGCTCTACGGAACGTCCCGGACGTTCCTGCTGCACTTCGGGCTGGACTCGCTCAAGGAGCTTCCGGAGTTGGCGGACTTCGAAGAGTTCGTCGGCGTGTTCGACGAAGGGGCTCTCGGTCCGTTCCAGGTCTCCACATCCGGCGAAGCCGAGGCACTTCCTGCCCCTGAGGAAGAGCCCGGCCAACCGACATCTCACTGA
- a CDS encoding rRNA pseudouridine synthase, producing MKQRLNKALAHAGLSSRRGADRLIDEGRVTVNGEVVQDLGRQVDLDTDAVKVDGRRIGAAPSTPLYLILNKPREVVTSLSDPEGRRTVADLMRGVGRRVYPVGRLDYHSDGLILMTDDGELARDLMHPRSSVPKVYRIKVRGVPQQQDLDRIQKGMILDGRRTLPAAVRLLRKERNSWLEIVLHEGRNRQLRRMMASIGHPISRLTRIALGGVRLGDLPTGAFRELSAAEVSRLRRSVVPKGASKQPSGKPPRDTPHRRN from the coding sequence TTGAAACAACGATTGAATAAGGCGCTGGCCCATGCCGGGCTGAGTTCCCGCCGCGGCGCCGATCGGCTGATCGACGAGGGTCGAGTCACCGTCAACGGCGAGGTCGTGCAAGACCTCGGACGACAGGTCGACCTGGACACCGACGCGGTGAAGGTCGATGGACGACGGATCGGAGCGGCGCCATCGACGCCGCTCTACCTGATCCTCAACAAACCCCGAGAGGTCGTGACCAGCCTGTCGGATCCCGAGGGTCGTCGGACGGTCGCGGATCTGATGCGCGGGGTCGGACGTCGGGTCTACCCCGTGGGTCGCCTGGACTACCACTCGGACGGCTTGATCCTGATGACCGACGACGGTGAGCTGGCCCGGGATCTCATGCACCCCCGCTCGTCGGTCCCCAAGGTCTATCGGATCAAGGTACGCGGCGTGCCGCAGCAGCAAGATCTGGATCGGATCCAGAAGGGGATGATCCTGGACGGTCGGCGGACACTCCCTGCGGCGGTCCGCCTACTCCGCAAGGAACGGAACAGCTGGCTGGAAATCGTGCTTCATGAGGGTCGAAACCGACAGCTGCGTCGGATGATGGCCAGCATCGGCCACCCCATTTCCAGGCTCACGCGGATCGCTCTGGGTGGGGTCCGTCTGGGGGATTTGCCCACGGGAGCCTTCAGAGAGCTGTCCGCGGCCGAGGTCTCCCGACTGCGCCGATCCGTCGTCCCCAAGGGGGCGTCCAAGCAGCCCTCCGGGAAGCCGCCCAGAGATACCCCGCATCGCCGTAATTGA
- a CDS encoding 30S ribosomal protein S1: MSSTPEETDGDGIQSPCLRVMVHVEAEVSVMETPNDSELKPTEIVEAAEAPAAEPENPEGAHGIHVEEIDDFAAVLAEFEAGAKAVKEGDVVIGTVLRVLEKEVVVDVGYKSEGVIDLDEFRQVDGSIKVDIGDKVDVLLEKTENNDGYVVLSKEKAEKLKVWDAVEKAYEKDEPVDGRVIDRIKGGLKVDIGLPAFLPGSLVDVRPVRNLESMIGNTYPMKVIKVNKRRGNIVLSRKAVLEVENASKKKKTLEDLEEGKILRGVVKNLTEYGAFIDLGGIDGLLHITDISWGRINHPSEKFQIGDELDVIVLKFDREKERVSLGFKQLQEDPWENAPMNYPPRSRIRGKVVSLTDYGAFVEVEEGIEGLIHVSEMSWTKRVKHPSKVLNISDWVECVVLEIDQEGRRLSLGLKQTEPNPWDLIGSKYRIGDRITGTVRNITDFGAFIEVEDGIDGLVHISDLSWTTRVKHPSEVLNKGDSVDAVVLKIDSENQRLSLGVKQTQPNVLDEFFQHHGIGSILRGKVTRLAEFGAFVEVFEGVEGLVHVSELSTERVENPEDSFSVGQEVRVKVIKLDPVEKKIGLSVKAAVGEPETESVQAYFEAQPSDGSATLGDLMDPTLFAKSGETAETPAETTDDAADETPSDDGDDGDDDDKKTKTPAEGDA; encoded by the coding sequence GTGTCCAGCACCCCAGAAGAAACCGATGGGGACGGGATCCAGAGCCCGTGTCTGCGGGTCATGGTCCACGTGGAGGCTGAAGTAAGCGTCATGGAAACACCGAACGATTCTGAATTGAAACCCACCGAGATCGTCGAAGCGGCCGAGGCCCCTGCGGCCGAGCCCGAAAACCCCGAGGGTGCCCACGGCATCCACGTCGAGGAGATCGACGACTTCGCCGCCGTCCTTGCCGAGTTCGAGGCAGGCGCCAAGGCGGTCAAGGAAGGGGACGTGGTGATCGGCACCGTGCTCCGCGTCCTTGAGAAAGAAGTCGTGGTCGATGTCGGCTACAAGTCGGAAGGGGTCATCGATCTCGACGAGTTCCGGCAGGTCGATGGCAGCATCAAAGTCGACATCGGAGACAAGGTCGACGTCCTCCTCGAGAAGACGGAGAACAACGACGGCTACGTGGTCCTCTCGAAGGAGAAGGCCGAGAAGCTCAAGGTCTGGGATGCCGTCGAGAAGGCGTACGAGAAAGACGAACCTGTCGATGGACGGGTCATCGATCGCATCAAGGGCGGCCTCAAGGTCGACATCGGCTTGCCGGCATTCCTGCCGGGCTCGCTGGTCGACGTTCGCCCGGTCCGCAACCTCGAGTCCATGATCGGGAACACCTACCCGATGAAGGTCATCAAGGTCAACAAACGACGTGGCAACATCGTCCTCTCCCGCAAGGCGGTCCTGGAGGTCGAGAACGCTTCGAAGAAGAAGAAGACCCTCGAGGATCTCGAAGAGGGCAAGATCCTTCGTGGCGTCGTCAAGAACCTGACCGAGTACGGTGCCTTCATCGACCTCGGCGGGATCGACGGACTCCTTCACATCACCGACATCTCCTGGGGTCGTATCAATCACCCGTCGGAGAAGTTCCAGATCGGCGACGAGTTGGACGTCATCGTCCTTAAATTCGATCGCGAGAAAGAACGCGTCTCGCTTGGCTTCAAGCAGCTCCAGGAAGATCCCTGGGAGAACGCACCGATGAACTACCCGCCGCGGTCCCGAATCCGCGGCAAGGTTGTCAGCCTCACGGACTACGGCGCTTTCGTCGAGGTCGAAGAGGGGATCGAGGGTCTGATCCATGTCTCCGAGATGTCCTGGACCAAGCGGGTCAAGCATCCGTCGAAGGTCCTGAACATCAGCGACTGGGTCGAGTGTGTCGTCCTGGAAATCGATCAGGAGGGACGTCGTCTCTCCCTCGGCCTCAAGCAGACGGAACCCAACCCGTGGGATCTCATCGGCTCCAAGTACCGCATCGGCGATCGGATCACCGGCACGGTTCGCAACATCACCGACTTCGGCGCATTCATCGAGGTCGAGGATGGCATCGACGGGCTGGTGCATATCTCCGACCTGTCGTGGACCACACGCGTCAAGCATCCCAGCGAGGTCCTCAACAAGGGCGACAGCGTCGATGCCGTCGTCCTCAAGATCGACTCCGAGAACCAACGGCTCTCCCTGGGGGTCAAGCAGACCCAGCCCAACGTCCTGGACGAGTTCTTCCAGCACCACGGGATCGGTAGCATCCTGCGCGGCAAGGTCACCCGGCTCGCAGAATTCGGCGCGTTCGTCGAAGTCTTCGAAGGGGTCGAGGGGCTGGTCCACGTGTCGGAGCTTTCGACGGAGCGTGTCGAGAACCCCGAGGACAGCTTCTCGGTCGGCCAGGAAGTACGGGTCAAGGTCATCAAGCTGGATCCCGTCGAGAAGAAGATCGGTCTCTCCGTGAAGGCAGCCGTCGGCGAGCCCGAGACGGAATCGGTCCAGGCCTACTTCGAGGCTCAGCCGAGCGACGGCAGCGCCACCCTGGGTGACCTGATGGATCCGACCCTCTTCGCCAAGAGCGGGGAGACGGCGGAGACACCCGCGGAGACGACCGACGACGCTGCGGACGAGACGCCCAGCGACGACGGCGACGACGGCGACGACGACGACAAGAAAACAAAGACTCCCGCCGAGGGTGACGCCTGA
- a CDS encoding integration host factor subunit beta, with protein sequence MTKADLVDEVVRVSRVSKKHAEIIVNTVFSSIVEALHREDKIELRGFGSFRVRRRRSRQGRNPKTGDRVEVPEKRIPYFKPGKELKDLINHDEDAAVATEHDDSPQS encoded by the coding sequence ATGACGAAGGCGGACCTTGTGGACGAGGTGGTCCGGGTATCCCGGGTCAGTAAGAAACACGCCGAGATTATCGTCAACACCGTCTTCTCTTCCATCGTGGAAGCGCTCCACCGGGAAGACAAGATCGAGCTGCGTGGCTTCGGTAGCTTTCGGGTGCGACGGCGTCGTTCTCGACAGGGCCGGAATCCCAAGACCGGGGATCGGGTGGAAGTTCCGGAGAAGCGGATTCCGTACTTCAAGCCCGGTAAGGAACTGAAGGATCTCATCAATCACGATGAGGACGCCGCAGTGGCGACGGAACATGACGACTCTCCACAGAGCTGA